The Pogona vitticeps strain Pit_001003342236 chromosome 3, PviZW2.1, whole genome shotgun sequence genome includes a window with the following:
- the COPS9 gene encoding COP9 signalosome complex subunit 9, with protein sequence MMKPAVDEMFPEGAGPYVDLDEAGGSTGLLMDLAANEKAVHADFFNNFEDMFDDDDIQ encoded by the exons ATGATGAAGCCGGCCGTGGATGAGATGTTCCCCGAAGGCGCGGGGCCCTACGTCGACCTCGATGAG gCTGGAGGAAGTACAGGACTTTTGATGGATTTAGCAGCCAATGAAAAGGCAGTACATGCAGACTTCTTTAACA ATTTTGAAGATATGTTTGATGACGATGATATCCAGTGA